One Lysobacter enzymogenes DNA segment encodes these proteins:
- a CDS encoding GMC family oxidoreductase, translated as MSAARHAAPQREPPVPTEFDYIIIGAGSAGCVLANRLSEDPDTRVLLIEAGPRDYHPFIHMPGGIAKLVNQKGVNWDYDTAPEPQLDGRTLWWPRGKVLGGSSSINAMCYIRGVPGDYDEWAALGADGWGWNDALPYFKRSERNSRGDDALHGSLGPLYVSDLRHTNPLSSVFVDAAEQAGYARNRDFNGPQQQGFGFYQVTQKNGARCSSAVAYLDPARERRNLQVVTGALVNRITFEHGRTTGVVYRHGGNALHQRATREVLLCGGAINSPQLLMLSGIGPAAQLRKHGIEVLADAAHVGQNLQDHLDICTLHHSTQRITYDRASELKVIFDYFMRGHSGIGSSNMAEAGGFVRSRYASDERADIQFHFVPAMLDDHGRHRLAGDGYTVHACFLRPRSRGHLELASASAGDKPRLHPNYLGDADGFDLKMTIECAKLSRDLLRQKAFDAYRGAPIFPARDDLDDAGLEAFVRAKAESIYHPVGTCRMGRDEASVVDPQLRVRGVEGLRVIDASVMPTLIGGNTNAPTMMIAERAADLIRGRA; from the coding sequence ATGAGCGCCGCACGCCACGCGGCGCCGCAGCGGGAACCGCCAGTGCCCACCGAGTTCGACTACATCATCATCGGCGCCGGCTCGGCCGGCTGCGTCCTCGCCAACCGCCTCAGCGAGGACCCCGACACCCGGGTGCTGTTGATCGAAGCCGGCCCGCGCGACTACCACCCCTTCATCCACATGCCCGGCGGCATCGCCAAGCTGGTCAACCAGAAGGGCGTGAACTGGGACTACGACACCGCGCCGGAGCCGCAGCTCGACGGCCGCACCCTGTGGTGGCCGCGCGGCAAGGTGCTCGGCGGCTCCAGTTCGATCAACGCCATGTGCTACATCCGCGGCGTGCCCGGCGACTACGACGAATGGGCCGCGCTCGGCGCCGACGGCTGGGGCTGGAACGACGCGCTGCCCTATTTCAAGCGCAGCGAACGCAACAGCCGCGGCGACGACGCCTTGCACGGCAGCCTCGGCCCGCTGTACGTGTCGGATCTGCGCCACACCAACCCGTTGTCGTCGGTCTTCGTCGATGCCGCCGAGCAGGCCGGCTACGCCCGCAACCGCGACTTCAACGGCCCGCAACAACAAGGCTTCGGTTTCTACCAGGTGACCCAGAAGAACGGCGCGCGCTGCTCCAGCGCGGTGGCCTACCTGGACCCGGCGCGCGAGCGCCGCAACCTGCAGGTCGTCACCGGCGCGCTGGTCAACCGCATCACCTTCGAACACGGCCGCACCACCGGCGTGGTCTACCGCCACGGCGGCAACGCGCTGCACCAGCGCGCGACCCGCGAAGTGCTGCTGTGCGGCGGCGCGATCAACTCGCCGCAACTGCTGATGCTGTCCGGCATCGGCCCGGCCGCGCAGTTGCGCAAGCACGGCATCGAGGTGCTGGCCGACGCCGCGCACGTGGGGCAGAACCTGCAGGACCATCTCGACATCTGCACCCTGCACCATTCCACCCAGCGCATCACCTACGACCGCGCCAGCGAGCTCAAGGTGATCTTCGATTACTTCATGCGCGGCCACAGCGGCATCGGCAGCAGCAACATGGCCGAAGCCGGCGGCTTCGTGCGCTCGCGGTACGCGAGCGACGAGCGCGCCGACATCCAGTTCCACTTCGTCCCGGCAATGCTCGACGACCACGGCCGCCACCGCCTGGCCGGCGACGGCTACACCGTGCATGCCTGCTTCCTGCGTCCGCGCAGCCGCGGCCATCTGGAACTCGCCAGCGCCAGCGCCGGCGACAAGCCGCGCCTGCATCCGAACTATCTCGGCGATGCCGACGGCTTCGATCTGAAGATGACGATCGAATGCGCCAAGCTCTCGCGCGACCTGCTCCGGCAGAAAGCCTTCGACGCCTACCGCGGCGCGCCGATCTTCCCCGCCCGCGACGACCTCGACGACGCCGGCCTGGAAGCCTTCGTCCGGGCCAAGGCCGAGAGCATCTACCACCCGGTCGGCACCTGCCGCATGGGCCGCGACGAGGCCTCGGTGGTCGACCCGCAACTGCGCGTGCGCGGTGTCGAAGGGCTGCGGGTGATCGACGCGTCGGTGATGCCGACCCTGATCGGGGGCAACACCAACGCGCCGACGATGATGATCGCCGAGCGCGCGGCGGACCTCATCCGCGGGCGGGCTTGA
- a CDS encoding DUF6053 domain-containing protein, producing MWPKSIGAEAPPTTASTRPASPRPSLALSHH from the coding sequence ATCTGGCCGAAAAGCATCGGCGCTGAAGCCCCTCCCACAACAGCCTCCACCCGCCCGGCCTCGCCGCGGCCCAGCCTCGCACTTTCTCACCACTGA
- a CDS encoding serine hydrolase domain-containing protein, with protein MKRDLSRRSLNPWRLGALAGLLTLTLGSTAQTSLRWQPANPSLPTPVSTDAVARGQGVDGTAPQGLGIGAPANTNLRVQPLAAGFDVQQFEAMAQAMVADQRIPGMAMAIVHNGQILSARGYGITDVRNAEAIDAHTVFRLASLSKSFAGTLTGLLVNDGTLRWDSKVVDYMPGFQMVDANAARTVTVADVLSHRVGLSHNTYDRDLENYADYRVLTQKLAYAPMTCQPGTCYGYQNIAFSLIGDVVFAATGDFYSQEVQRRLFKPLGMNDASLGLEGITASARWAKPHVRARGGWASVTPKPTYYQLPPAAGVNASASDMAQWLIAQTGHRPDVLPLPLLATLHQPLVDTPSEIRGSSWRRQRIGSAGYALGWRVFDYAGHRVVFHAGAVQGYRGMVAMVPERDLGIAVLWNSESGLPTGMLPTILDRAIGMPVQRWLDVDGFDDPGLYASEGVGPARDVNGSNAQKSTAAPR; from the coding sequence ATGAAACGCGATCTTTCCCGACGCTCACTCAACCCGTGGCGCCTGGGCGCCCTCGCCGGCCTGTTGACCCTGACCCTCGGCTCGACCGCGCAGACCTCGCTGCGCTGGCAGCCCGCCAATCCTTCCCTGCCCACGCCGGTCTCCACCGATGCGGTCGCGCGCGGCCAGGGCGTCGACGGCACCGCGCCGCAGGGACTGGGCATCGGCGCGCCGGCCAATACCAACCTGCGCGTGCAACCGCTGGCCGCCGGCTTCGACGTGCAGCAGTTCGAAGCCATGGCCCAGGCCATGGTCGCCGACCAGCGCATCCCGGGCATGGCCATGGCCATCGTCCACAACGGCCAGATCCTCAGCGCGCGCGGCTACGGCATCACCGACGTGCGCAACGCCGAGGCGATCGACGCCCACACCGTGTTCCGCCTGGCCTCGCTGTCCAAGAGCTTCGCCGGCACCCTGACCGGTTTGCTGGTCAACGACGGCACCCTGCGCTGGGACAGCAAGGTCGTCGACTACATGCCCGGCTTCCAGATGGTCGACGCCAACGCCGCGCGCACGGTCACCGTCGCCGACGTGCTCAGCCACCGCGTCGGCCTGAGCCACAACACCTACGACCGCGACCTGGAGAACTACGCCGACTACCGCGTGCTCACCCAGAAGCTCGCCTACGCGCCGATGACCTGCCAGCCGGGCACCTGCTACGGCTACCAGAACATCGCCTTCAGCCTGATCGGCGACGTGGTCTTCGCCGCCACCGGCGACTTCTACAGCCAGGAAGTGCAGCGCCGCCTGTTCAAGCCGCTCGGCATGAACGACGCCAGCCTCGGCCTGGAAGGCATCACCGCCAGCGCGCGCTGGGCCAAGCCGCACGTGCGCGCGCGCGGCGGCTGGGCCTCGGTGACGCCGAAGCCGACCTACTACCAGTTGCCGCCGGCCGCCGGCGTCAACGCCAGCGCCAGCGACATGGCGCAGTGGCTGATCGCCCAGACCGGCCACCGCCCCGACGTGCTGCCGCTGCCGCTGCTGGCCACCTTGCACCAGCCGCTGGTCGACACGCCCAGCGAGATCCGCGGCTCCAGCTGGCGCCGCCAGCGCATCGGTTCGGCCGGCTACGCGCTGGGCTGGCGGGTGTTCGACTACGCCGGCCACCGCGTGGTGTTCCATGCCGGCGCGGTGCAGGGCTATCGCGGCATGGTCGCGATGGTCCCCGAGCGCGACCTCGGCATCGCGGTGCTGTGGAACAGCGAGAGCGGCCTGCCGACCGGCATGCTGCCGACCATCCTCGACCGCGCCATCGGCATGCCGGTGCAGCGCTGGCTCGACGTCGACGGCTTCGACGACCCGGGCCTGTACGCGTCCGAGGGCGTCGGCCCGGCGCGCGACGTCAACGGCAGCAACGCGCAGAAGTCGACCGCGGCGCCGCGGTAA
- a CDS encoding SRPBCC family protein, producing the protein MKALLKGLLYLILLLALVCVGGGLLLPSTTHVERSISIDRPPAQVYAMIDSFKRFNEWSPWYAMEPEAKYSYSGPESGVGARMAWDGETVGRGSQQIEASAPQKIVLALEFDGSRATASYALAAEGDGTRVTWALDSDHGYNPIARWFGLLMEKMVGKDYEQGLARLKQVLENDPR; encoded by the coding sequence GTGAAAGCACTGCTCAAGGGCCTGCTCTATCTGATTCTGTTGCTGGCGCTGGTCTGCGTCGGCGGCGGACTGCTGTTGCCGTCGACGACCCATGTCGAGCGCTCGATTTCGATCGACCGGCCGCCGGCGCAGGTGTACGCCATGATCGATTCGTTCAAGCGCTTCAACGAGTGGTCGCCGTGGTACGCGATGGAGCCGGAGGCGAAATACAGTTACTCCGGGCCGGAATCCGGCGTCGGCGCGCGCATGGCCTGGGACGGCGAGACGGTCGGGCGCGGCAGCCAGCAAATCGAGGCGTCGGCGCCGCAGAAGATCGTCTTGGCGCTGGAGTTCGACGGCAGCCGGGCGACCGCCAGCTACGCGCTCGCGGCCGAGGGCGACGGCACCCGGGTGACTTGGGCGCTGGACAGCGACCATGGTTACAACCCGATCGCGCGCTGGTTCGGGCTGCTGATGGAAAAGATGGTCGGCAAGGACTACGAGCAGGGGCTGGCGCGGCTCAAGCAGGTGCTGGAGAACGATCCGCGCTGA
- the gcvH gene encoding glycine cleavage system protein GcvH translates to MSEIPGDLKFMKSHEWARVEGDGKVTVGISDHAQGLLGDLVYVELPNVGDRVEAGNASAVVESVKAASDVYAPVSGTVTAVNTELSDKPETINEDAYGEGWIYTVEIDEPDQLNELLSPDDYAELLEDDDH, encoded by the coding sequence ATGAGTGAAATTCCCGGCGATCTGAAGTTCATGAAGTCCCACGAGTGGGCCCGCGTCGAAGGCGACGGCAAAGTCACCGTCGGCATCTCCGACCACGCCCAGGGCCTGCTCGGCGACCTAGTCTACGTCGAGCTGCCCAACGTCGGCGACCGCGTCGAAGCCGGCAACGCGTCGGCCGTGGTGGAATCGGTCAAGGCCGCCTCGGACGTGTACGCGCCGGTTTCGGGCACCGTCACCGCGGTCAACACCGAGCTGTCCGACAAGCCGGAGACCATCAACGAAGACGCCTACGGCGAAGGCTGGATCTACACCGTCGAGATCGACGAGCCCGATCAGCTCAACGAACTGCTGTCGCCGGACGACTACGCCGAGCTGCTGGAAGACGACGACCACTGA
- a CDS encoding 2-hydroxychromene-2-carboxylate isomerase, whose translation MSVAVDYYFSLISPYAYLGHAPLLALARETGAHLRYKPVRIFELFSANGGLPLGQRAPARQRYRVVELQRARAERDVPLNLTPKHFPVDPGLADRCAIALVRAGRDPAQYMDTVFRAIWAHDEDIADRGVLARALRDAGHDADAILAAADTGAVAEVYQDNTAAAIANDLPGLPGYVLNGEPFWGQDRVDALRAALVSGRAPFLAGAGAAPR comes from the coding sequence ATGAGCGTCGCCGTCGACTACTACTTCAGCCTGATCTCGCCCTACGCCTACCTCGGCCATGCGCCGCTGCTGGCGCTGGCGCGCGAGACCGGCGCGCACCTGCGCTACAAGCCGGTGCGCATCTTCGAACTGTTCTCCGCCAACGGCGGCCTGCCGCTGGGCCAGCGCGCGCCGGCGCGGCAGCGCTATCGCGTGGTGGAACTGCAGCGCGCGCGCGCCGAGCGCGACGTGCCGCTGAACCTGACGCCGAAGCACTTCCCGGTCGACCCGGGCCTGGCCGACCGCTGCGCGATCGCGCTGGTGCGGGCCGGGCGCGATCCGGCGCAGTACATGGACACGGTGTTCCGCGCGATCTGGGCGCACGACGAGGACATCGCCGACCGCGGCGTGCTGGCGCGCGCGTTGCGCGACGCCGGTCACGATGCCGATGCGATCCTCGCCGCGGCCGATACCGGCGCGGTGGCCGAGGTCTATCAGGACAACACGGCCGCGGCGATCGCCAACGACCTGCCGGGCCTGCCGGGTTACGTCTTGAACGGCGAGCCGTTCTGGGGCCAGGATCGCGTCGACGCGCTGCGCGCGGCGCTGGTCAGCGGGCGCGCGCCGTTCCTGGCCGGCGCCGGCGCGGCACCGCGTTGA
- the gcvT gene encoding glycine cleavage system aminomethyltransferase GcvT, whose protein sequence is MSQKTILNDAHRALGAKMVDFGGWDMPISYGSQIEEHHQVRRDAGMFDVSHMTVVDLRGARVREFLRRLVANSVDKLQKSGKALYTCMLNQDGGVIDDLIVYFHDEEYFRLVVNAATRDKDLAWIGQQAAAFGVSVTERPELSMIAVQGPNAREKLIGLLREDDRARIGKLGKFVAGQAQTADGIELFVARTGYTGEDGFEVIVPEDRAVALWDALLAAGVKPAGLGARDTLRLEAGMNLYGQDMDDTVSPYEAALAWTVALDVDADGKPRDFIGRATLEAHKAGGAPRQMIGLVMDEKGVLRHGQKVLTAHGEGEILSGTFSPTLGKSIAFARVPAGEIALGAAGNVRVDIRGKEVPVRVVKFPFVRDGQAQDGVLG, encoded by the coding sequence ATGAGTCAGAAGACCATTCTCAACGACGCCCATCGCGCACTCGGCGCCAAGATGGTCGATTTCGGCGGCTGGGACATGCCGATCAGCTACGGCTCGCAGATCGAGGAGCACCATCAGGTGCGCCGCGACGCCGGCATGTTCGACGTCAGCCACATGACCGTGGTCGACCTGCGCGGCGCGCGCGTGCGCGAGTTCCTGCGCCGCCTGGTCGCCAACTCGGTCGACAAGCTGCAAAAGAGCGGCAAGGCGCTGTACACCTGCATGCTCAACCAGGACGGCGGGGTCATCGACGACCTCATCGTCTATTTCCACGACGAGGAATACTTCCGCCTGGTGGTCAACGCCGCCACCCGCGACAAGGACCTCGCATGGATCGGCCAGCAGGCCGCCGCGTTCGGCGTCAGCGTCACCGAGCGTCCGGAGCTGTCGATGATCGCGGTGCAGGGCCCGAACGCACGCGAGAAACTCATCGGCCTGCTGCGCGAGGACGACCGCGCGCGCATCGGCAAGCTCGGCAAGTTCGTCGCCGGCCAGGCGCAGACCGCCGACGGCATCGAACTGTTCGTCGCCCGCACCGGCTACACCGGCGAGGACGGCTTCGAAGTGATCGTGCCCGAAGACCGCGCGGTCGCGCTGTGGGACGCGCTGCTCGCCGCCGGCGTGAAGCCGGCCGGCCTGGGCGCGCGCGACACCCTGCGCCTGGAAGCGGGCATGAACCTCTACGGCCAGGACATGGACGACACGGTCTCGCCGTACGAGGCCGCGCTGGCCTGGACCGTCGCGCTCGACGTGGATGCCGATGGAAAGCCGCGCGACTTCATCGGCCGCGCCACGCTCGAAGCGCACAAGGCCGGCGGCGCGCCGCGGCAGATGATCGGCCTGGTGATGGACGAGAAGGGCGTGCTGCGCCACGGCCAGAAGGTGCTGACCGCGCACGGCGAGGGCGAGATCCTCTCCGGCACGTTCTCGCCGACCCTGGGCAAGTCGATCGCGTTCGCGCGCGTGCCGGCCGGCGAGATCGCGCTCGGCGCGGCCGGCAACGTGCGCGTGGACATCCGCGGCAAGGAAGTCCCGGTGCGCGTGGTCAAGTTCCCGTTCGTGCGCGACGGCCAGGCGCAGGACGGCGTGCTCGGCTGA
- a CDS encoding DUF6053 domain-containing protein, protein MGGPSGPTLCDQFAAPRAARSHEVALTRPRRLRCSTAPRPP, encoded by the coding sequence GTGGGAGGGCCTTCAGGCCCGACGCTTTGCGATCAGTTCGCCGCGCCGCGCGCGGCCCGATCGCACGAAGTGGCGCTCACTCGCCCTCGGCGCCTTCGTTGTAGCACTGCACCTCGGCCGCCTTGA
- a CDS encoding NfeD family protein, with protein sequence MSWNWPTVAWAAVALLLFAAEAMAPGAFMLWLGLAAAAVFVLVLALPELTVLTQVAAFVVLSFVSVQVYRTWFRKREPASDQPLLNRRAEQLIGRVVPLERGIVAGRGRVQIADAFWDVSGPDLPVGALVRVVGAEAMVLHVEAAG encoded by the coding sequence ATGAGCTGGAACTGGCCGACCGTCGCCTGGGCCGCCGTCGCGCTGCTGCTGTTCGCGGCCGAGGCGATGGCGCCGGGGGCGTTCATGCTCTGGCTCGGGCTGGCCGCGGCGGCGGTGTTCGTGCTGGTGCTGGCCTTGCCGGAACTCACCGTACTGACCCAGGTCGCCGCGTTCGTGGTGCTGAGCTTCGTTTCGGTGCAGGTCTACCGCACCTGGTTCCGCAAGCGCGAGCCGGCCAGCGACCAGCCGCTGTTGAACCGCCGCGCCGAGCAACTGATCGGCCGGGTGGTGCCGCTGGAGCGCGGCATCGTCGCCGGCCGCGGGCGGGTGCAGATCGCCGACGCGTTCTGGGACGTCAGCGGCCCGGACTTGCCGGTCGGCGCGCTGGTGCGCGTGGTCGGCGCCGAGGCCATGGTCCTGCACGTGGAAGCGGCGGGCTGA
- a CDS encoding SPFH domain-containing protein, producing the protein MGAAGSILALVLVFAGVVLLFKTVRMVPQGYQWTVERFGRYTHTMDPGLHFLIPVIYDVGRKINMMEQVLEVPSQDVITKDNAVVKVDGIVFFQVQDAAKAAYEVAQLEIAILNLVMTNIRTAIGSMDLDESLSKRDEINTKVLNAVDAATHPWGLKVNRIELKDIQPPRDLVDSMARQMKAEREKRANILEAEGHRQSEILRAEGDKQAAILEAEGKREAAYREAEARERLAEAEAKATQLVSDAIAAGNVQAINYFVAQKYIEAFKALAQAPNQKFVMMPMDSSGVIGSIAGIAELAKDAMAQQAAPSARPPRSGG; encoded by the coding sequence ATGGGCGCTGCCGGTTCGATTCTGGCGCTGGTCTTGGTATTCGCCGGCGTGGTGTTGTTGTTCAAGACCGTGCGCATGGTCCCGCAGGGCTACCAGTGGACGGTCGAGCGCTTCGGCCGCTACACCCACACCATGGACCCCGGCCTGCACTTCCTGATCCCGGTGATCTACGACGTCGGCCGCAAGATCAACATGATGGAGCAGGTGCTGGAGGTTCCCAGCCAGGACGTGATCACCAAGGACAACGCGGTGGTCAAGGTCGACGGGATCGTGTTCTTCCAGGTCCAGGACGCGGCCAAGGCGGCGTACGAAGTGGCCCAGCTGGAGATCGCGATCCTCAACCTGGTGATGACCAACATCCGCACCGCGATCGGTTCGATGGACCTGGACGAATCGCTGTCCAAGCGCGACGAGATCAACACCAAGGTGCTCAACGCGGTCGACGCGGCGACCCATCCGTGGGGGCTGAAGGTCAACCGGATCGAGTTGAAGGACATCCAGCCGCCGCGCGACCTGGTCGATTCGATGGCCCGGCAGATGAAGGCCGAGCGCGAGAAGCGCGCCAACATCCTCGAGGCCGAGGGCCACCGGCAGTCGGAGATCCTGCGCGCCGAGGGCGACAAGCAGGCCGCGATCCTGGAAGCCGAAGGCAAGCGCGAGGCCGCGTACCGCGAAGCCGAGGCGCGCGAGCGCCTGGCCGAAGCCGAGGCCAAGGCGACCCAACTGGTGTCCGACGCGATCGCCGCCGGCAACGTGCAGGCGATCAATTACTTCGTCGCGCAGAAGTACATCGAGGCGTTCAAGGCGCTGGCGCAGGCGCCGAACCAGAAGTTCGTGATGATGCCGATGGATTCCTCCGGCGTGATCGGCTCCATCGCCGGCATCGCCGAACTGGCCAAGGATGCGATGGCCCAGCAGGCCGCTCCGAGCGCGCGGCCGCCGCGCAGCGGAGGCTGA
- a CDS encoding RNA polymerase sigma factor: MPLPPPAPAADRPVSSFAIDVPETLLARARAGDGAAFEQIYRWFERPVFTLAVRIAGDRDEATEVLQETMLKVLTRIGDFRGHRDGSGTPFWGWLRQIAVNEALMRLRSRRRHEHADSEDEHLADERAPPPPAAADAAALGRALAQLPEATRSVLWLYHAEGYTHEEIATLMQRSISFSKSQLARGGRRLRQLLEPEQAHA, encoded by the coding sequence ATGCCCCTGCCGCCGCCCGCGCCCGCCGCCGACCGGCCCGTGTCGAGCTTCGCCATCGACGTCCCGGAGACGCTGCTGGCGCGCGCCCGCGCCGGCGACGGCGCCGCGTTCGAGCAGATCTACCGCTGGTTCGAACGGCCGGTGTTCACCCTGGCGGTGCGCATCGCCGGCGACCGCGACGAAGCCACCGAAGTGCTGCAGGAGACCATGCTCAAGGTGCTCACGCGGATCGGCGACTTCCGCGGCCACCGCGACGGCAGCGGCACGCCGTTCTGGGGCTGGTTGCGCCAGATCGCGGTCAACGAGGCGCTGATGCGCCTGCGCAGCCGGCGCCGCCACGAGCACGCCGACAGCGAGGACGAACACCTGGCAGACGAACGCGCTCCGCCGCCGCCGGCCGCGGCCGACGCCGCCGCGCTCGGGCGCGCGCTGGCGCAATTGCCCGAGGCCACCCGCAGCGTGCTGTGGCTGTACCACGCCGAGGGCTACACCCATGAGGAGATCGCCACGCTGATGCAGCGTTCGATCAGTTTTTCCAAGTCGCAACTCGCGCGCGGCGGCCGTCGCCTGCGCCAGTTGCTGGAACCGGAGCAGGCCCATGCCTGA
- a CDS encoding PDZ domain-containing protein yields the protein MSFHFLLPAALAAAVAGSLAAPAVAAPTAAAPARTTTYSYVYRYSGDGAPQVLAQLAPEPPRSGAYPRGAMPQPAPFGPVLISDNQRRPQLGVILAPDARSGVSILAVTPGSAAARAGLHSGDRLLAVDGRKIAGADGEARLGNARELLGALKLGQPARILYQRGKQEATLEVEPQAGERVMMFRNADGSRYVLNTEMRSMRIDRDGRAGVGEAGVAVAPGLRTEIYRIGPDLDCAGKDKDKRAACSMPLISEAMRWNGLNLASVDPKLGRYFGAQRGVLVISAPLELKGLEAGDVIQNVDGRAVDTPREAMDALRGKREGAQVEIGYLRDRASAKLKLTVPKAVAWVPPPPPPAPPAPPAPPTAPVPPAPAVAPPAPPAPPAPPPPPPPPPPPKGKVASAPPAPPAPVQFARGAQGYRVD from the coding sequence ATGTCGTTCCATTTCCTGCTCCCCGCCGCGCTGGCCGCCGCGGTCGCCGGCTCGCTCGCGGCTCCGGCCGTGGCCGCGCCGACGGCCGCCGCCCCGGCGCGCACCACTACCTATAGTTATGTCTACCGTTACAGCGGCGACGGCGCGCCGCAGGTGCTGGCGCAACTGGCGCCGGAACCGCCGCGCAGCGGCGCCTACCCGCGCGGCGCGATGCCGCAGCCGGCGCCGTTCGGCCCGGTGCTGATCAGCGACAACCAACGACGGCCGCAGTTGGGTGTGATCCTCGCGCCGGACGCGCGCAGCGGCGTGTCGATCCTCGCGGTCACGCCCGGCAGCGCCGCGGCGCGCGCCGGCCTGCACAGCGGCGACCGCCTGCTCGCGGTGGACGGCCGCAAGATCGCCGGCGCCGACGGCGAGGCGCGGCTGGGCAACGCGCGCGAACTGCTCGGCGCGCTCAAGCTCGGCCAGCCCGCGCGCATCCTCTACCAGCGCGGCAAGCAGGAGGCCACGCTCGAGGTCGAACCGCAGGCCGGCGAGCGGGTGATGATGTTCCGCAACGCCGACGGCAGCCGCTACGTGCTCAACACCGAAATGCGCAGCATGCGCATCGACCGCGACGGCCGCGCCGGCGTCGGCGAGGCCGGAGTCGCGGTGGCGCCGGGTCTGCGCACCGAGATCTACCGGATCGGGCCGGATCTGGATTGCGCCGGCAAGGACAAGGACAAGCGCGCGGCCTGCAGCATGCCGCTGATCAGCGAAGCGATGCGCTGGAACGGCCTCAACCTGGCCTCGGTCGACCCCAAGCTCGGCCGCTACTTCGGCGCCCAGCGCGGCGTGCTGGTGATCAGCGCGCCGCTCGAACTCAAGGGACTGGAAGCCGGCGACGTGATCCAGAACGTCGACGGCCGCGCGGTCGACACCCCGCGCGAGGCGATGGACGCGCTGCGCGGCAAGCGCGAAGGCGCCCAGGTCGAGATCGGCTACCTGCGCGATCGCGCCAGCGCCAAGCTCAAGCTGACCGTGCCCAAGGCGGTGGCCTGGGTGCCGCCGCCTCCGCCGCCGGCGCCGCCCGCTCCACCCGCGCCGCCGACCGCCCCGGTGCCGCCGGCGCCGGCGGTCGCGCCGCCTGCTCCGCCCGCACCGCCCGCACCGCCGCCGCCCCCGCCTCCGCCTCCGCCGCCCAAGGGCAAGGTCGCGTCGGCGCCGCCGGCGCCACCCGCGCCGGTGCAGTTTGCGCGCGGCGCGCAGGGCTACCGCGTCGATTGA
- a CDS encoding DUF6607 family protein: MAQTAAAPAADPVRDRASILAMQGEYIVDFAFDETVLLKPGYERAPAMRSGGNETVIVVEDTPTKLVLQHILVDGKSGHVTKHWRQDWTFEAPQRFEFSADQTWHVRKIPAELNRGAWTQCVYEVSDAPRYCGTGRWDYAHGNATWTSDPSWRPLPRREYTKRSDYNAIVAINRHTLTPNGWTHEQFNTKVLRKPDGSQQELAREFGFNDYVKTKDIDFKPAYTYWQATQGYWAKVRQRWDAYLGKAPGVRLKTKVDGMAMIIPLFEQAGKLEEGKKVADKDIDAVFAKWVVAAPAE; encoded by the coding sequence ATGGCCCAGACCGCCGCCGCCCCGGCCGCCGACCCGGTCCGCGACCGCGCCTCGATCCTGGCGATGCAGGGCGAATACATCGTCGACTTCGCCTTCGACGAAACCGTGCTGCTCAAGCCCGGCTACGAGCGCGCGCCGGCGATGCGCAGCGGCGGCAACGAGACCGTGATCGTGGTCGAGGACACGCCGACCAAGCTGGTGCTGCAGCACATCCTGGTCGACGGCAAGAGCGGCCACGTGACCAAGCACTGGCGCCAGGATTGGACGTTCGAGGCGCCGCAACGCTTCGAGTTCAGCGCCGACCAGACCTGGCACGTGCGCAAGATCCCGGCCGAGCTCAATCGCGGCGCCTGGACCCAGTGCGTGTACGAGGTCAGCGACGCGCCGCGCTACTGCGGCACCGGCCGCTGGGACTACGCCCATGGCAACGCCACCTGGACCAGCGACCCGAGCTGGCGCCCGCTGCCGCGGCGCGAGTACACCAAGCGCAGCGACTACAACGCCATCGTCGCGATCAACCGCCACACCCTGACCCCGAACGGCTGGACCCACGAGCAGTTCAACACCAAGGTGCTGCGCAAGCCCGACGGCAGCCAGCAGGAACTGGCGCGCGAGTTCGGCTTCAACGATTACGTCAAGACCAAGGACATCGACTTCAAGCCGGCCTACACCTACTGGCAGGCGACCCAGGGCTACTGGGCCAAGGTGCGCCAGCGCTGGGACGCTTACCTGGGCAAGGCGCCGGGCGTGCGGCTCAAGACCAAGGTCGACGGCATGGCGATGATCATTCCGTTGTTCGAGCAGGCCGGCAAGCTGGAAGAGGGCAAGAAGGTCGCCGACAAGGACATCGACGCGGTGTTCGCCAAGTGGGTGGTCGCGGCGCCGGCCGAGTAA